The genomic region TACTATGCGCCCAGCAACGCGACGCTGGTCGTGGTCGGCGATTTCGATACCGACGCGGTGCTGGGGCGGGTGCGCGAGCTGTTCGGGGCGATTCCGCGGCGCCCTGCGCCGCGGCCGGTGGTGACGGTCGAGCCTGAGCAGCGGGGCGAGCGTCGCGTGGTCGTGCGTCGGCCGGGCGCGGTGGGCATGGTACAGCTCGCCTTTCACGCCCCCGCCGCCAATCACCCCGACCACTACGCGCTCGACGTCATCGAGTCGGTGCTCGGCTCCGGGCGCACCAGCAGGCTCTACCAGGCCCTGGTGGACAAGCACATCGCCGTCAGCGCCGAGGCCTACAACTCAACCGGTCGCGACCCGAGCCTGTTCGCGGTATACCTGACCCTCGCGCCCGGGGTGGAGCATCAGCAGGGGGAACACGCCGCCTTGGCGGAGATTGAGCGGCTGGCCTCCCAGCCCATCTCCGCGCGCGAGCTGCAGCGGGCCAAGAACCAGGCCAAGGCCTCCTTCGTCTATGGTACCGATTCGGTCAGCAGCCTCGCCTACCGGCTGGGCTTCTTCGACGTTATCGGCACCTATCGCCTGCTCTACCGCTACCTGGAGCGCATCGAGCGGGTCACGCCCGCGCAGGTGCGGGAGGCCGCGCGGCGCTACCTCAACGCCGATAACCGAACCGTGGGCTGGTTCGTGCCGACCGCGCAGGCGCCCTCCGCACCCGCCGCTCCTGCCGGCCCCGCGCAGCGGTCGGGCATGCACCAGGTGGCGCCGCCGTTTGCCATGGCCGCCGGCCACCGGCCATGGGCTGCGTCCCTGCCGCCGGGCGCCGGGGCGAGCGAGGGCACGATCGCCCCCAACGCGGCACATGGACCCGTGCGCATCCAGCTCGACAACGGCGCCGTCTTCATCGTGTACCCCAACCCGGCGGTGCCTGCAATCGCCCTGCGCGGCATGGTCGGCGCAGGCGCCATCTTCGATCCGCCGGGCAAGCCGGGGCTGGCCGGTTTCACCGCCGCCATGCTCTCCCGCGGGGCGGGAGACCGTTCAGCCGCGGACCTCGCCGACGCGCTCGAATTCGTCGCCGCCGATGTGGACCTAAGCGGCGGCATCCAGGTCGCCAATGTCAGCGGTCGCTGCCTCAAGGACGACTTGGCGCTGGCGCTGGAGGTGCTGGCCGACGAGGTGCGGCGGCCCACATTCCCCGAGGATCAGGTCTCGCTGCAGCGCGAGCAGTTGGAGGTCGCGCTGAGCGAGGCGCTGCAGGACACGGGCGAGGTCGCGTCGCGGCGGTTCTACGCGACGCTCTATCCCGAGGGACACCCTCTGCACTATCGGCCGTCGGGCACGCTCGAGAGTATCGGCGTGATCACGCGCGAGGACCTGGTTGGCTTTCACCGGCGCTATTACCGGCCGGGTACATTGGTGCTGACGGTGGTAGGCGACGTGTCGCCGGAGCGGGTGCGCGAGCTGGCCGAGCAATACTTCGGCGACTGGCAGGCTGGGGGTGAACGCCCGCCGATAGCGCTCCCCGAAGCGCCGCCGCCGGCTCAGGTCACGCGCGAGAAGACCACTCTCCCCGGCAAGACCCAGGCGGACGTCATCATCGGCTTCCCCGGCGTCAGCCGGCTGGCGCCGGACTATCACGCGGCGCAACTGCTGAACTACGTCCTGGGCGGCGGGGGCCTGTCCAGCCGCCTGGCGGAGCGCATCCGCGAGGAGCAAGGCCTGGCCTACTACGTTTACAGCTACTTCGCCGCCTACCGGGGCGCGGGGCCGTGGGTCATGAACATGGGAGTCAACCCCGCCCGCGTCAACCAGGCGATTGACAGCGCATTAGAGGTGCTGCGGCAAGTCCGCGACCACCCGCCCGCGGCGGCGGAGCTGCGCCTATGGCAAGACTACGTCACCGGTTCCGTCTCCCTGGGCATGGAGACGAACAGCGGCATCGCCGCCGCGCTGGCCGACGCCGAGTTCTACGGCCTGGGGCTGGACTATCCCTGGCGTTTCC from Armatimonadota bacterium harbors:
- a CDS encoding pitrilysin family protein, with the translated sequence MTARGRGWPLMLAPRRRAGGWRLAACLLAIAILSGAVPASEQAPKPFGPGRRSRSDLATRLTVLPNGLRVLTQELHTAPVVSVYTWYRVGARNEHTGITGISHFVEHMMFKGTARFAPGEIEQLVTRTGGWDNGYTWLDYTAYVETVPARHLDLALRVEADRMTNATFDPEAVRSEKTVVLSELEGRENDPGYYLNTEMWATAFTAHPYQWPVIGWKSDINAYDRNQALAYYRAYYAPSNATLVVVGDFDTDAVLGRVRELFGAIPRRPAPRPVVTVEPEQRGERRVVVRRPGAVGMVQLAFHAPAANHPDHYALDVIESVLGSGRTSRLYQALVDKHIAVSAEAYNSTGRDPSLFAVYLTLAPGVEHQQGEHAALAEIERLASQPISARELQRAKNQAKASFVYGTDSVSSLAYRLGFFDVIGTYRLLYRYLERIERVTPAQVREAARRYLNADNRTVGWFVPTAQAPSAPAAPAGPAQRSGMHQVAPPFAMAAGHRPWAASLPPGAGASEGTIAPNAAHGPVRIQLDNGAVFIVYPNPAVPAIALRGMVGAGAIFDPPGKPGLAGFTAAMLSRGAGDRSAADLADALEFVAADVDLSGGIQVANVSGRCLKDDLALALEVLADEVRRPTFPEDQVSLQREQLEVALSEALQDTGEVASRRFYATLYPEGHPLHYRPSGTLESIGVITREDLVGFHRRYYRPGTLVLTVVGDVSPERVRELAEQYFGDWQAGGERPPIALPEAPPPAQVTREKTTLPGKTQADVIIGFPGVSRLAPDYHAAQLLNYVLGGGGLSSRLAERIREEQGLAYYVYSYFAAYRGAGPWVMNMGVNPARVNQAIDSALEVLRQVRDHPPAAAELRLWQDYVTGSVSLGMETNSGIAAALADAEFYGLGLDYPWRFPQIMNSVTPADVAAAAHKYLRPDQAVIVTAGPEAAAPPE